One part of the Streptomyces sp. AM 2-1-1 genome encodes these proteins:
- a CDS encoding multicopper oxidase domain-containing protein has product MDSSRGISRRAVLAAAPALATGVLRAPGASAAALPLGRPPLIGSADGVLSTTLRVAFTRGLLPGVGEVDLRLYNGYVNGPTLRVRPGDVLDLEHVNDLPPNPDQTSHGDHNVPHTFNTFNFHTHGLHVSPAGEADNVFREFTPYDPANGLTVTRYRSRIEIPADHQGGTFWYHSHVHGASAVHLSGGLLGALVVEGAIDRVPQIAAASDIVMCVAELKLKDGRVPELRAENDLAAVGSTFVVNGVYRPVIRLRVGEVQRWRLINASAFTFLPIRVEGHALHQIAMDGIALTRTVERDRVTLSMGNRADVMIKAQSPGDYRVMAGEVLLATVTVVDGTGAEMELPTDLPGPAPYLDPLAVTRRRSLTFHSDQNVFPGQPFPHAFRITGDGATPAARDAADPADPAYGRFDPTYVNHTLRLGETEEWTLRNDSTGHSNHPFHLHTNHFLVTAVDGRPLATPVWQDTVGINRGGSVTIRVRFDDFTGRALVHCHQLQHEDRGMMQLVEYVD; this is encoded by the coding sequence ATGGACTCATCACGCGGTATCAGCAGACGTGCGGTACTGGCGGCAGCTCCCGCCCTGGCCACGGGCGTCCTGCGGGCCCCCGGCGCTTCCGCGGCGGCGCTGCCGTTGGGCCGGCCTCCCCTCATCGGGTCGGCCGACGGTGTGCTGTCCACCACCTTGCGGGTCGCGTTCACCCGAGGACTGCTCCCGGGGGTCGGGGAGGTCGATCTCCGGCTCTACAACGGGTACGTCAACGGGCCGACGCTGCGGGTGCGTCCGGGCGACGTACTCGACCTCGAGCACGTCAACGACCTGCCGCCCAATCCCGATCAGACCTCGCACGGGGACCACAACGTCCCGCACACCTTCAACACGTTCAACTTCCACACCCATGGGCTGCACGTGTCTCCGGCCGGTGAGGCGGACAACGTCTTCCGGGAGTTCACCCCCTACGATCCGGCCAACGGGCTGACCGTCACGCGCTACCGCAGCCGGATCGAGATCCCCGCCGACCACCAGGGCGGCACGTTCTGGTACCACTCGCACGTGCACGGAGCGTCCGCCGTCCACCTCTCCGGCGGCCTGCTCGGGGCCCTCGTCGTGGAAGGCGCGATCGACAGGGTTCCGCAGATCGCGGCGGCGAGCGACATCGTGATGTGCGTCGCGGAACTCAAGCTCAAGGACGGGCGGGTACCGGAACTGCGCGCCGAGAACGACCTCGCCGCGGTCGGGTCGACGTTCGTGGTGAACGGCGTGTACCGGCCGGTGATCCGGCTGCGTGTGGGCGAGGTGCAGCGCTGGCGCCTGATCAACGCGTCGGCCTTCACCTTCCTGCCGATCCGGGTGGAGGGGCACGCGCTGCACCAGATCGCCATGGACGGCATCGCCCTCACCCGGACCGTCGAGCGCGACCGGGTCACCCTGTCGATGGGCAACCGCGCCGACGTCATGATCAAGGCGCAGAGCCCGGGCGACTACCGCGTCATGGCGGGAGAGGTCCTGCTGGCGACCGTCACGGTGGTGGACGGTACCGGCGCGGAGATGGAGCTCCCCACCGATCTGCCGGGGCCCGCCCCGTACCTCGATCCGCTGGCGGTGACCCGGCGTCGCTCCCTGACCTTCCACAGCGACCAGAACGTCTTTCCCGGGCAGCCCTTCCCCCACGCCTTCCGCATCACCGGCGACGGGGCGACGCCGGCGGCCCGTGACGCCGCCGATCCGGCGGACCCGGCCTACGGCCGGTTCGATCCGACGTACGTCAACCACACCCTCCGGCTGGGCGAGACGGAGGAGTGGACCCTCCGCAACGACTCGACGGGCCACTCCAACCACCCGTTCCACCTGCACACCAACCACTTCCTGGTGACCGCCGTCGACGGCCGTCCCCTGGCCACACCGGTCTGGCAGGACACCGTCGGCATCAACCGGGGCGGCTCGGTGACCATCCGGGTCCGCTTCGACGACTTCACCGGCCGCGCGCTCGTCCACTGCCATCAACTGCAGCACGAGGACCGGGGGATGATGCAGCTCGTCGAGTACGTCGACTGA
- a CDS encoding aldo/keto reductase — MPFDRLTGATASTAHIGLGLAAVGRPGYINLHRARDLPEDRTPDALRDRTHELLDAAYAQGVRYFDVARSYGRSEAFLAEWLLARPALADVVVGSKWGYTYTADWSVEAEAHEVKDHGTATFDRQRAETRALLGDRLDLYQIHSVTADSPALTDKELHARLADLAAEGVTIGLTTSGPGQKDAILAALAVTVAGEPLFRTVQATYNALETSAGPALAEAHGAGLTVIVKEVMANGRLAGTEAPALIREIARDRELGSDAVALAHVLRRPWAGVVLSGAATVGQLSGNLHAVTLDLDEEERARFGTLVEDPEAYWRYRASLPWS, encoded by the coding sequence ATGCCGTTCGACCGCCTGACCGGGGCCACCGCCTCGACCGCCCACATCGGCCTCGGCCTCGCCGCCGTCGGCAGGCCCGGCTACATCAACCTCCACCGCGCACGCGACCTGCCGGAGGACCGCACCCCCGACGCTCTGCGCGACCGCACCCACGAACTCCTGGACGCCGCCTACGCCCAGGGCGTCCGCTACTTCGACGTGGCCCGTTCCTACGGCCGTTCCGAGGCGTTCCTCGCCGAGTGGCTCCTCGCCCGTCCCGCCCTGGCGGACGTCGTGGTCGGCAGCAAGTGGGGCTACACCTACACCGCCGACTGGTCCGTCGAGGCCGAGGCCCACGAGGTCAAGGACCACGGGACGGCCACCTTCGACCGGCAGCGCGCCGAGACCCGCGCCCTGCTCGGCGACCGGCTCGACCTCTACCAGATCCACTCGGTGACCGCCGACAGCCCGGCCCTCACCGACAAGGAGCTGCACGCCCGGCTCGCCGATCTGGCCGCCGAGGGCGTCACGATCGGCCTGACCACCAGCGGCCCGGGCCAGAAGGACGCGATCCTCGCCGCGCTCGCGGTCACCGTGGCGGGCGAGCCCCTCTTCCGTACCGTCCAGGCCACCTACAACGCCCTGGAGACCTCGGCGGGCCCGGCGCTCGCCGAGGCGCACGGCGCCGGCCTCACCGTGATCGTCAAGGAGGTCATGGCCAACGGACGGCTCGCCGGTACGGAGGCCCCGGCGCTGATCCGCGAGATCGCCCGGGACCGGGAACTCGGCAGCGACGCGGTGGCCCTCGCCCATGTACTCCGCCGGCCCTGGGCCGGGGTGGTCCTCTCCGGCGCCGCCACGGTCGGGCAGCTCTCCGGCAACCTGCACGCCGTCACCCTCGACCTCGACGAGGAGGAACGCGCGCGGTTCGGCACCCTCGTCGAGGACCCGGAGGCGTACTGGCGCTACCGGGCGTCCCTGCCCTGGAGCTGA
- a CDS encoding DUF6243 family protein: protein MTVSKNINNPVGMGGGQRKRLSRTERQNNGPHRNLDRRGAADQKAELVRKMREKAAATEDAGQTGDDSAQS, encoded by the coding sequence GTGACCGTGAGCAAGAACATCAACAACCCCGTCGGCATGGGAGGCGGCCAGCGCAAGCGGCTCTCCCGCACCGAACGGCAGAACAACGGCCCGCACCGCAACCTCGACCGCCGGGGCGCCGCCGACCAGAAGGCGGAACTGGTGCGCAAGATGCGCGAGAAGGCGGCCGCCACCGAGGACGCCGGGCAGACGGGCGACGACTCCGCGCAGAGCTGA
- a CDS encoding arginine repressor: protein MTEAQDTDHGGPAVPQTRTARHRRIVDILNRQPVRSQSQLAKLLADDGLSVTQATLSRDLDELGAVKIRNTGGELIYAVPSEGGFRTPQAPLGGSAKEERMRRLSSELLISAEASANLVVLRTPPGAAQFLASAIDQAELHDVLGTIAGDDTLMLISRDPAGGQGLADHLLRLAQNER from the coding sequence ATGACCGAGGCGCAGGACACCGACCACGGCGGCCCTGCCGTGCCGCAGACCCGCACGGCTCGCCACCGCCGGATCGTGGACATCCTCAACCGGCAGCCGGTGCGCTCGCAGAGCCAACTGGCCAAGCTGCTCGCCGACGACGGGCTGAGCGTCACCCAGGCGACGCTCTCCCGCGACCTCGACGAGCTGGGCGCGGTCAAGATCCGCAACACCGGCGGCGAGCTGATCTACGCGGTGCCGAGCGAGGGCGGTTTCCGCACCCCGCAGGCACCGCTGGGCGGTTCGGCCAAGGAGGAGCGGATGCGGCGTCTCTCCTCGGAGCTGCTCATCTCCGCGGAGGCCTCGGCCAACCTCGTCGTCCTGCGCACGCCCCCGGGCGCCGCGCAGTTCCTCGCCTCGGCCATCGACCAGGCCGAGCTCCACGACGTCCTCGGCACCATCGCCGGGGACGACACGCTCATGCTCATCAGCCGTGACCCGGCAGGCGGCCAGGGGCTCGCCGACCACCTCCTGCGGCTCGCCCAGAACGAGCGCTGA
- the argB gene encoding acetylglutamate kinase — protein sequence MSEAKTADAGKSTARKHTALPKAQILIEALPWLTRHNGRTVVIKFGGNAMIDDDLKAAFAQDVVFLRQAGLKPVVVHGGGPQINAQLDKQGLVSEFKAGLRVTTPEAMDVVRMVLAGQVQRELVGLLNQHGPLAVGMTGEDARTMTAVQHRPTIDGELVDIGRVGEITEIDTGAIEALLADGRIPVISSIARSADDDHVYNVNADTAAAALAAALNAETLMVLTDVEGLYEDWPHSDDVISRITATELEKLLPELSSGMVPKMEGCLYAVRNGVETARVIDGRVQHAILLEIFTDEGVGTMVVPDAQTTAVGGVEGTS from the coding sequence ATGAGCGAGGCGAAGACCGCGGATGCCGGGAAGAGCACGGCGCGCAAGCACACCGCCCTGCCGAAGGCACAGATCCTCATCGAAGCACTGCCCTGGCTGACCCGGCACAACGGCCGGACCGTCGTCATCAAGTTCGGCGGCAACGCCATGATCGACGACGACCTCAAGGCGGCCTTCGCCCAGGACGTCGTCTTCCTGCGGCAGGCCGGCCTCAAGCCCGTCGTCGTGCACGGCGGCGGCCCGCAGATCAACGCCCAGCTCGACAAGCAGGGCCTGGTCAGCGAGTTCAAAGCCGGCCTGCGGGTCACCACGCCCGAGGCGATGGACGTCGTACGGATGGTCCTGGCCGGACAGGTCCAGCGCGAGCTCGTCGGGCTGCTCAACCAGCACGGACCGCTCGCCGTCGGCATGACCGGCGAGGACGCCCGCACCATGACCGCCGTCCAGCACCGTCCCACCATCGACGGCGAACTCGTCGACATCGGCCGGGTCGGCGAGATCACCGAGATCGACACCGGCGCCATCGAGGCCCTGCTGGCCGACGGCAGGATCCCGGTCATCTCCTCCATCGCCCGCTCCGCCGACGACGACCACGTCTACAACGTCAACGCCGACACCGCGGCCGCCGCCCTGGCCGCCGCGCTGAACGCCGAGACCCTGATGGTCCTCACCGACGTCGAAGGGCTCTACGAGGACTGGCCCCACAGCGACGACGTCATCAGCCGCATCACCGCGACCGAGCTGGAGAAGCTCCTGCCCGAGCTGTCCAGCGGCATGGTCCCCAAGATGGAGGGCTGCCTGTACGCGGTCCGCAACGGCGTCGAGACCGCCCGGGTCATCGACGGCCGGGTCCAGCACGCGATCCTGCTGGAGATCTTCACGGACGAAGGAGTCGGCACGATGGTCGTGCCCGACGCGCAGACGACCGCCGTGGGCGGCGTGGAGGGAACGTCATGA
- a CDS encoding L,D-transpeptidase family protein translates to MRSSLVVFSVLLALTGSVAAGAPPDAPRPAPERLADTGGGRQLIIAEAPEAGSTTGTLTWWERRRGRWTRAGSAPARFGAGGLTEGRTRRQGTGTTPAGLYDLPYAFGVRPAPAGTAYPYRRVTDRSWWCQDNGARAYNRWAEPLPSDCGAAEAEHLIDYRTQYARALVIGFNYAKPVRGRGAGVFLHVDGAGATAGCVSVAAGAMDRLLAWADPAARPHIAIGTSAGELAVTRY, encoded by the coding sequence ATGCGCAGTTCCCTGGTGGTCTTCTCCGTCCTGCTGGCCCTGACCGGTTCCGTCGCGGCGGGAGCGCCCCCGGATGCTCCCCGGCCGGCACCGGAGCGGCTGGCCGACACGGGCGGCGGCCGGCAGCTGATCATCGCCGAGGCCCCGGAAGCCGGGTCCACCACCGGCACGCTCACCTGGTGGGAGCGCCGGCGAGGGCGGTGGACGAGGGCGGGTTCCGCTCCCGCCCGGTTCGGGGCGGGCGGGCTGACCGAGGGGCGTACGAGGCGACAGGGCACCGGCACCACCCCGGCCGGCCTGTACGACCTCCCGTACGCCTTCGGTGTGCGGCCCGCGCCGGCCGGGACGGCGTACCCCTACCGCAGGGTGACGGACCGTTCGTGGTGGTGCCAGGACAACGGGGCCCGCGCCTACAACCGGTGGGCGGAGCCGCTGCCGTCCGACTGCGGGGCGGCCGAGGCCGAGCACTTGATCGATTACCGCACGCAGTACGCCCGGGCCCTGGTGATCGGCTTCAACTACGCGAAGCCGGTACGGGGCCGGGGCGCCGGCGTCTTCCTGCACGTCGACGGTGCCGGGGCGACGGCCGGCTGCGTCTCGGTGGCGGCCGGGGCGATGGACCGCCTCCTCGCCTGGGCCGATCCGGCCGCACGCCCGCACATCGCGATCGGCACGTCCGCCGGGGAGCTCGCGGTCACCCGCTACTGA
- the argJ gene encoding bifunctional glutamate N-acetyltransferase/amino-acid acetyltransferase ArgJ has protein sequence MSVTAAQGFSAAGIAAGIKESGNPDLALVVNLGPRRAAAGVFTSNRVKAAPVLWSQQVLKGGEVSAVVLNSGGANACTGPQGFQDTHATAEKAAEVLEGHSAGEIAVASTGLIGMLLPMEKLLAGIGTAAAALSEDGGTDAAIAIKTTDTVHKTAVVRGEGWTVGGMAKGAGMLAPGLATMLVVLTTDADLEAPALDAALRDATRTTFDRVDSDGCMSTNDTVLLLASGASGITPEQDAFAEAVRTVCADLARQLIGDAEGASKDIRIEVVGAATEDDAVEVGRSIARNNLLKCALHGEDPNWGRVLSAIGTTGATFEPDRLNVAINDVWVCKNGSFGEDRDRVDMRYREVRITADLSAGTESAVVWANDLTAEYVHENSAYSS, from the coding sequence GTGAGCGTCACGGCAGCACAGGGATTCTCGGCGGCGGGCATCGCCGCCGGGATCAAGGAGAGCGGCAACCCGGACCTGGCCCTCGTGGTCAACCTCGGGCCGCGCCGCGCCGCCGCGGGAGTGTTCACCTCCAACCGCGTCAAGGCCGCACCCGTCCTCTGGTCCCAGCAGGTCCTCAAGGGCGGCGAGGTCTCCGCCGTCGTCCTCAACTCCGGTGGCGCCAACGCCTGTACGGGACCCCAGGGCTTCCAGGACACGCACGCCACCGCCGAGAAGGCGGCCGAGGTCCTCGAAGGCCACAGCGCCGGCGAGATCGCCGTCGCCTCCACGGGGCTCATCGGCATGCTGCTCCCGATGGAGAAGCTCCTCGCCGGCATCGGCACCGCCGCGGCGGCCCTCAGTGAGGACGGCGGCACGGACGCCGCCATCGCCATCAAGACCACCGACACCGTCCACAAGACCGCCGTGGTCCGCGGCGAGGGCTGGACCGTCGGCGGCATGGCCAAGGGCGCGGGCATGCTCGCCCCGGGCCTCGCCACCATGCTCGTGGTCCTCACCACCGACGCCGACCTCGAAGCGCCCGCGTTGGACGCCGCGCTGCGCGACGCCACCCGCACCACCTTCGACCGGGTCGACTCGGACGGCTGCATGTCGACCAACGACACGGTGCTCCTCCTCGCCTCCGGCGCCAGCGGGATCACCCCGGAGCAGGACGCGTTCGCCGAGGCCGTACGGACCGTCTGCGCGGACCTGGCCCGGCAGCTGATCGGCGACGCCGAGGGCGCCTCCAAGGACATCCGGATCGAGGTCGTGGGAGCCGCGACCGAGGACGACGCCGTCGAGGTGGGCCGCTCCATCGCCCGCAACAACCTCCTCAAGTGCGCCCTCCACGGCGAGGACCCCAACTGGGGCCGCGTCCTCTCCGCGATCGGCACCACCGGCGCCACCTTCGAACCCGACCGGCTGAACGTCGCCATCAACGACGTCTGGGTCTGCAAGAACGGCAGCTTCGGCGAGGACCGCGACCGCGTCGACATGCGCTACCGGGAGGTCCGGATCACCGCCGACCTCTCCGCCGGCACGGAGTCCGCCGTCGTCTGGGCGAACGACCTCACCGCCGAGTACGTCCACGAGAACAGCGCGTACAGCTCATGA
- the argC gene encoding N-acetyl-gamma-glutamyl-phosphate reductase: protein MVVRAAVAGASGYAGGELLRLLLAHPEIEIGALTGHSNAGQKLGALQPHLRPLADRVLEPTTAEVLAGHDVVFLALPHGQSAAVAEQLGEEVLVVDMGADFRLRDAADWERFYGSPHAGTWPYGLPELPGARAALTGTRRIAVPGCYPTAVSLALFPAYAAALAEPEAVIVAASGTSGAGKAAKPHLLGSEVMGNMTPYGVGGGHRHTPEITQNLSAVAGDRVTVSFTPTLAPMPRGILATCSAKAKPGVDGEALRAAYEKAYADEPFVDLLPEGQWPATASVYGSNAVQIQVAYDPEVHRIIVVSAIDNLAKGTAGGALQSTNIALGLPEDTGLTTIGVAP, encoded by the coding sequence ATGGTGGTACGTGCAGCGGTGGCAGGGGCGAGCGGATACGCCGGCGGTGAGCTGCTGCGCCTGCTGCTGGCCCACCCCGAGATCGAGATCGGCGCGCTGACCGGCCACTCCAACGCAGGTCAGAAGCTCGGCGCGCTCCAGCCGCACCTGCGTCCCCTCGCCGACCGGGTGCTGGAGCCCACCACCGCCGAGGTGCTCGCCGGACACGACGTGGTCTTCCTCGCCCTGCCGCACGGGCAGTCCGCCGCCGTCGCCGAACAGCTCGGCGAGGAGGTCCTGGTCGTCGACATGGGGGCCGACTTCCGGCTGCGGGACGCGGCGGACTGGGAGCGTTTCTACGGATCACCGCACGCCGGTACGTGGCCCTACGGGCTGCCCGAACTGCCCGGCGCCCGCGCCGCGCTCACCGGAACCCGGCGGATCGCGGTCCCCGGCTGCTACCCGACCGCCGTCTCGCTCGCGCTCTTCCCCGCGTACGCCGCCGCACTCGCCGAGCCCGAGGCCGTCATCGTGGCCGCGTCGGGCACCTCCGGCGCCGGCAAGGCCGCCAAGCCGCACCTCCTCGGCTCCGAGGTGATGGGGAACATGACCCCGTACGGTGTCGGCGGCGGCCACCGGCACACGCCGGAGATCACCCAGAACCTCAGCGCCGTCGCCGGCGACCGGGTCACCGTCTCCTTCACCCCCACCCTGGCGCCCATGCCGCGCGGCATCCTCGCCACCTGCAGCGCCAAGGCGAAGCCGGGCGTGGACGGGGAGGCGCTCCGCGCCGCCTACGAGAAGGCGTACGCGGACGAGCCGTTCGTCGACCTCCTCCCCGAGGGCCAGTGGCCGGCCACCGCCTCCGTGTACGGCTCCAACGCCGTCCAGATCCAGGTGGCGTACGACCCCGAGGTCCACCGGATCATCGTGGTCAGCGCCATCGACAACCTCGCCAAGGGCACCGCCGGGGGCGCCCTGCAGAGCACCAACATCGCCCTCGGACTGCCCGAGGACACCGGTCTGACCACCATCGGCGTGGCCCCCTGA
- the argH gene encoding argininosuccinate lyase: protein MSNGNGNSDVRLWGGRFADGPAEALAKLSASVHFDWRLAPYDIAGSRAHARVLNKAGLLTGDELTRMIAGLDQLEADVADGSFTGTIADEDVHTALERGLLERLGKDLGGKLRAGRSRNDQVATLFRMYLRDHARIIGGLIAELQDALVGLAEAHSDVAMPGRTHLQHAQPVLFAHHVLAHVQALSRDAERLRQWDERTAVSPYGSGALAGSSLGLDPEAVAADLGFERGSVANSIDGTASRDFVAEFAFIAAMTGINLSRIAEEIIIWNTKEFSFVTLHDAFSTGSSIMPQKKNPDIAELARGKSGRLIGNLTGLMATLKALPLAYNRDLQEDKEPVFDSCDQLEVLLPAFTGMMATLTVNRERMEELAPAGFSLATDIAEWLVKQGVPFRVAHEVAGECVKECEHLGIELDELTDEQFGKISEHLTPEVRTVLNVPGALASRDGRGGTAPSAVAVQLAEIKQDLAVQHAWATARR, encoded by the coding sequence GTGAGCAACGGCAACGGCAACAGCGACGTACGCCTCTGGGGCGGCCGTTTCGCCGACGGACCGGCCGAGGCGCTGGCCAAGCTGTCCGCCTCCGTCCACTTCGACTGGCGGCTCGCGCCCTACGACATCGCCGGTTCCCGCGCCCACGCACGCGTCCTGAACAAGGCCGGCCTGCTCACCGGCGACGAGCTCACCCGCATGATCGCCGGACTCGACCAGCTCGAAGCCGACGTGGCGGACGGCTCGTTCACCGGCACCATCGCCGACGAGGACGTCCACACCGCCCTGGAACGCGGACTGCTGGAGCGCCTCGGCAAGGACCTCGGCGGCAAGCTCCGCGCCGGCCGGTCCCGCAACGACCAGGTCGCCACCCTCTTCCGGATGTACCTGCGCGACCACGCCCGGATCATCGGCGGCCTGATCGCCGAACTCCAGGACGCACTGGTCGGCCTCGCCGAGGCCCACTCCGACGTCGCGATGCCCGGCCGCACCCACCTCCAGCACGCCCAGCCGGTGCTCTTCGCCCACCACGTCCTCGCCCACGTACAGGCGCTCTCCCGGGACGCCGAGCGGCTGCGGCAGTGGGACGAGCGCACCGCCGTCTCGCCGTACGGCTCCGGCGCACTGGCCGGCTCCTCCCTCGGGCTCGACCCGGAGGCGGTCGCCGCCGACCTCGGCTTCGAGCGCGGCTCCGTCGCCAACTCCATCGACGGCACCGCCTCCCGGGACTTCGTCGCCGAGTTCGCCTTCATCGCCGCGATGACCGGGATCAACCTGTCCCGGATCGCCGAGGAGATCATCATCTGGAACACGAAGGAGTTCTCCTTCGTCACCCTGCACGACGCCTTCTCCACCGGCTCCTCGATCATGCCGCAGAAGAAGAACCCGGACATCGCCGAGCTGGCGCGCGGCAAGTCGGGGCGGCTCATCGGCAACCTGACCGGTCTGATGGCGACCCTCAAGGCGCTCCCGCTCGCGTACAACCGCGACCTCCAGGAGGACAAGGAGCCGGTCTTCGACTCCTGCGACCAGCTGGAAGTCCTGCTTCCCGCCTTCACCGGCATGATGGCCACGCTCACCGTCAACCGGGAGCGCATGGAGGAGCTGGCCCCGGCCGGCTTCTCGCTCGCCACCGACATCGCCGAGTGGCTGGTGAAGCAGGGCGTGCCGTTCCGGGTCGCGCACGAGGTCGCCGGTGAGTGCGTCAAGGAGTGCGAGCACCTGGGCATCGAACTCGACGAGCTGACGGACGAGCAGTTCGGGAAGATCTCCGAGCACCTCACCCCCGAGGTCCGCACGGTCCTCAACGTGCCCGGCGCGCTCGCCTCGCGCGACGGACGCGGCGGCACGGCCCCCTCCGCCGTCGCGGTCCAGCTCGCCGAGATCAAGCAGGACCTCGCGGTCCAGCACGCTTGGGCGACCGCCCGGCGGTAG
- a CDS encoding acetylornithine transaminase, with protein sequence MTNAELGQRWSDALMDNYGTPQIPLVRGEGARVWDADGKEYLDFVGGIAVNALGHAHPAIVEAVSTQIASLGHVSNLFISEPPVALAERLLQLFGRSGRVYFSNSGAEANEAAFKIGRLTGRTGMVATHGGFHGRTMGALALTGQPKKRDPFLPLPTEVTHVPYGDVEALRAAVTTDTALVVIEPVQGENGVVVPPRGYLSAAREITRATGTLLVLDEVQTGIGRCGTWFEYQAHEDVEPDIVTLAKGIGGGLPLGVTVGFGPAADLMKPGHHGTTFGGNPVACAAGLAVLDTLAADGALDTVKRLGERIREEVEALGHPLVSHVRGSGLLLGIVLTGPHAPQVQQAAQAAGLLVNAPAPDVVRLMPPLIIGDAEVDAFLAGLRDALDTVNPGGDGEPAA encoded by the coding sequence ATGACCAACGCGGAACTCGGTCAGCGGTGGAGCGACGCGCTGATGGACAACTACGGCACTCCGCAGATCCCCCTCGTCCGCGGTGAGGGCGCCCGGGTCTGGGACGCCGACGGCAAGGAGTACCTCGACTTCGTCGGCGGCATCGCGGTGAACGCGCTGGGCCACGCCCACCCCGCGATCGTCGAGGCCGTCTCCACCCAGATCGCCTCTCTCGGGCACGTCTCCAACCTCTTCATCTCCGAACCCCCGGTCGCGCTCGCCGAGCGGCTGCTCCAGCTCTTCGGCCGGAGCGGACGGGTCTACTTCTCCAACTCCGGCGCCGAGGCCAACGAAGCCGCCTTCAAGATCGGCCGGCTCACGGGCCGGACCGGCATGGTGGCCACCCACGGCGGCTTCCACGGCCGGACCATGGGCGCCCTCGCCCTCACCGGCCAGCCCAAGAAGCGGGATCCGTTCCTGCCGCTGCCCACCGAGGTCACCCACGTGCCCTACGGAGACGTGGAGGCGCTCCGCGCCGCCGTCACCACGGACACCGCGCTCGTCGTCATCGAGCCCGTACAGGGCGAGAACGGCGTGGTCGTACCCCCGAGGGGGTACCTCTCCGCCGCCCGGGAGATCACCCGGGCCACCGGCACGCTCCTCGTCCTCGACGAGGTCCAGACCGGGATCGGCCGCTGTGGCACCTGGTTCGAGTACCAGGCCCACGAGGACGTCGAGCCCGACATCGTCACCCTCGCCAAGGGCATCGGCGGCGGGCTGCCGCTCGGTGTCACCGTCGGCTTCGGCCCGGCGGCGGACCTGATGAAGCCGGGGCACCACGGCACCACGTTCGGCGGCAACCCGGTCGCCTGCGCCGCGGGCCTCGCCGTGCTGGACACCCTGGCGGCGGACGGGGCGCTCGACACCGTCAAGCGGCTCGGCGAGCGGATCCGCGAGGAGGTGGAGGCGCTCGGACACCCCCTCGTCTCCCACGTCCGCGGCTCCGGCTTGCTGCTGGGTATCGTGCTCACGGGCCCCCACGCACCGCAGGTGCAGCAGGCCGCCCAGGCAGCGGGCCTCCTGGTCAACGCCCCCGCGCCGGATGTCGTACGGCTCATGCCGCCACTGATCATCGGCGACGCGGAGGTGGACGCGTTCCTGGCGGGCCTGCGGGACGCGCTGGACACGGTGAACCCGGGCGGCGACGGAGAGCCCGCGGCATGA